In Yarrowia lipolytica chromosome 1F, complete sequence, a genomic segment contains:
- a CDS encoding uncharacterized protein (Compare to YALI0F12287g, some similarities with DEHA0F16368g Debaryomyces hansenii): MYDFLVLPEFSESDLDLGYDHSNVANAFPEQLTDSIGGNTFAGLLDTDVRERGRNENDTNMFGVTSLDSAPVALDSAPVATDSVPTSATTTSSTDFFPYYTYDSSAMAIDDVVFPAMLSPSMSSEGTSPTLMSSDSLFDQSYDFDKSQTGGGVTQSLSGGVTQNHGVTQNQSHNSKDKDLELDSFMPMSLRQPLHVSPLQTSPLQTSPLQTSPLQTSPIACQPTPVHSRSQSYSLPYDPAPALINGNHTQQSHNHVAGGHHSHNHNHNHNHNHNHNAGHSHNVASNNPSPDSSECESDDDEEELSLDDSPSAHGVLFKNLSQDEQTKYRKYHCPVCKKYFRRDLPRHLRIHQRVARFVCPYPRDQCSHKRGQFNRPYDYKKHLLHSHFQFDEAKLVRGFRDLKSKLSHYGTCNCGRRFRADKWLDDHVMKCLKEMN, translated from the coding sequence ATGTACGACTTTCTGGTGCTCCCCGAGTTTTCCGAGTCCGACTTGGACCTGGGATACGACCATTCCAACGTGGCCAACGCCTTTCCCGAGCAGCTCACCGACTCCATAGGTGGCAACACCTTTGCCGGGTTGTTGGACACAGatgtgagagagagaggaagaAACGagaacgacacaaacatgtTTGGAGTCACATCTCTCGACTCAGCTCCGGTTGCCCTCGACTCAGCTCCTGTTGCCACCGACTCAGTGCCTACCtccgccaccaccacctcctccaccgacTTTTTTCCGTACTACACATACGACTCGTCCGCCATGGCGATTGATGACGTGGTGTTTCCCGCCATGCTGTCGCCGTCCATGTCTTCGGAGGGCACGTCGCCCACGCTCATGTCGTCGGACTCGCTGTTCGATCAGTCGtacgactttgacaagtCACAGACCGGAGGTGGAGTGACACAGAGTCTAAGTGGGGGAGTGACACAGAACCACGGAGTCACACAAAACCAAAGCCACAACTCCAAAGACAAGGATCTCGAGCTCGACTCGTTCATGCCAATGTCTTTGCGTCAGCCTCTCCATGTGTCTCCTCTCCAGACGTCTCCTCTCCAGACGTCTCCTCTCCAGACGTCTCCCCTCCAGACGTCCCCCATTGCCTGCCAACCGACCCCCGTCCATTCCCGCTCGCAGTCCTACTCTCTTCCGTACGATCCTGCCCCCGCACTGATCAACGGCAATCATACCCAGCAGTCCCACAACCACGTCGCAGGTGGTCACCActcccacaaccacaaccacaaccacaaccacaaccacaaccacaatgCTGGCCACTCCCACAATgtcgcctccaacaaccccTCGCCAGACTCGTCGGAGTGCGAGtctgatgacgacgaggaagaaCTGTCGCTGGACGACTCTCCCTCGGCCCACGGCGTGCTGTTCAAAAACCTGTCGCAGGACGAACAGACAAAGTACCGCAAGTACCACTGCCCCGTGTGCAAAAAGTACTTTCGCCGGGACCTGCCGCGCCATCTGCGCATCCACCAGCGCGTGGCGCGGTTTGTGTGTCCCTACCCCCGGGACCAATGCTCGCACAAGCGGGGCCAGTTCAACCGGCCCTACGACTACAAGAAGCACCTGCTCCACTCGCATTTCCAGtttgacgaggccaagctggTACGTGGGTTCCGCGACCTCAAGTCCAAGCTCAGCCATTACGGCACCTGCAACTGTGGTCGTCGGTTCCGCGCAGACAAGTGGCTGGATGACCATGTCATGAAGtgtctcaaggagatgaaTTAA